Proteins co-encoded in one Quercus robur chromosome 8, dhQueRobu3.1, whole genome shotgun sequence genomic window:
- the LOC126696539 gene encoding uncharacterized protein LOC126696539 gives MANLRQRQITESAVCALCKTHEEDTLHAIWSCGEIACVWNSLTWFHHVVTSPPSDFTNLLSSFLQVHDEYYAEIFSITAWLLWNRRNAQHFGRPVHPLGQLCSMAGDLMQEYLDAQELAPTPPPPVMQQWRPPEPEHVKLNFDAAVFNALNKAGIGVIARDWNGAVIGAMSMPISLSQTVNEMEAMACRKAVQFAKDLGLQKVVIEGDSLVVINALSQGHGCLSSYGNVIDDILVLADDFQWCEFHHVKRICNVVADMLAKKAKDLLGVRVWLDDLPEDIQPLVFFYVH, from the coding sequence ATGGCCAATCTTCGGCAACGGCAAATTACTGAGTCAGCTGTGTGTGCACTGTGCAAAACTCATGAGGAAGACACGTTGCATGCTATATGGTCCTGTGGGGAGATTGCCTGCGTGTGGAACTCACTTACATGGTTCCATCATGTGGTCACCTCCCCCCCATCTGATTTCACTAACCTGCTTTCTAGTTTTTTGCAGGTACATGATGAGTATTATGCTGAAATTTTCTCTATCACAGCTTGGTTATTATGGAACCGGAGAAATGCTCAACACTTTGGCCGGCCTGTGCACCCTCTCGGACAGCTTTGTTCCATGGCGGGAGACTTGATGCAGGAGTACCTCGATGCCCAAGAGCTTGCACCAACTCCTCCTCCTCCCGTGATGCAGCAGTGGCGACCTCCAGAACCTGAGCATGTCAAGTTGAACTTCGACGCAGCGGTGTTCAATGCACTGAATAAGGCAGGCATCGGTGTTATAGCTAGAGACTGGAATGGCGCTGTGATCGGAGCCATGTCAATGCCCATTTCCCTCTCCCAAACAGTGAACGAAATGGAGGCTATGGCATGCCGGAAAGCGGTCCAGTTTGCTAAGGATTTGGGTCTTCAGAAAGTGGTTATCGAAGGTGACTCGTTGGTGGTGATCAACGCCCTTTCACAAGGGCATGGCTGTCTCTCCTCATATGGGAATGTCATTGATGACATCTTAGTCCTTGCTGATGATTTTCAGTGGTGTGAGTTTCATCATGTTAAAAGAATATGTAATGTGGTAGCTGATATGTTAGCCAAAAAAGCTAAGGATTTGTTGGGGGTTCGGGTTTGGTTGGATGACCTCCCTGAAGACATTCAAccccttgtttttttttatgttcattga
- the LOC126697276 gene encoding GDSL esterase/lipase At2g42990-like: MAYTYTTWLLVVTELLMLVSITESKVPAIIVFGDSTVDAGNNNVVPTLLKSNFRPYGRDFAGGRPTGRFSNGRIPPDFISEAFGLKPTVPAYLDPAYDIADFATGVCFASAGTGYDNETSDVFKVIPMWKELEYYKEYQNKLRAYVGKDKANEILSEALYLMSLGTNDFLENYYLSPKRQSQFTAQQYEDFLIGLAENFIKELYSLGVRKISLTGLPPMGCLPLERTINILGQNECAEKYNNVALEFNGKLNGLVKRLNKELLGLKLLSADAYKILDQIIKKPSLYGFDVVGKGCCSTGKFELGYLCNELSPFTCSDANKYVFWDAFHPTEKTNHIVVYSFLDKLLAYFR; this comes from the exons ATGGCATACACATACACTACATGGCTCTTGGTAGTAACTGAGCTTTTAATGCTAGTCTCTATAACCGAAAGCAAAGTCCCAGCCATCATAGTTTTTGGGGACTCAACCGTGGATGCAGGAAACAACAACGTGGTTCCAACCCTTCTCAAGAGCAATTTCAGGCCTTATGGACGTGATTTTGCAGGTGGTCGCCCCACAGGACGGTTCTCTAATGGTCGCATTCCTCCAGACTTCATTTCTGAGGCTTTTGGGCTCAAACCAACAGTACCCGCTTACTTAGATCCTGCGTATGATATAGCAGATTTTGCCACTGGAGTTTGCTTTGCTTCTGCTGGGACAGGCTATGACAATGAAACTTCTGATGTATTT AAAGTGATACCAATGTGGAAAGAATTGGAGTACTACAAGGAGTACCAAAACAAGTTGAGAGCCTATGTTGGTAAAGACAAGGCAAATGAGATTTTGAGTGAGGCCTTATATTTGATGAGCCTAGGAACAAACGACTTCCTAGAGAACTATTACTTATCCCCTAAACGGCAATCTCAATTCACAGCCCAACAGTATGAGGATTTTCTCATTGGACTTGCtgaaaatttcatcaaagaaCTATATAGTCTTGGAGTTCGGAAAATATCACTCACTGGACTTCCTCCAATGGGGTGTTTGCCACTGGAAAGAACCATAAATATTTTGGGTCAAAACGAATGCGCGGAGAAATATAACAACGTGGCGCTAGAATTTAATGGGAAGTTAAATGGTTTGGTGAAAAGGCTGAATAAGGAGCTTCTAGGGCTCAAATTACTATCTGCAGACGCATACAAGATTCTCGATCAAATCATCAAGAAACCTTCTTTATATG GATTTGACGTTGTAGGAAAGGGATGTTGTTCTACAGGCAAATTCGAATTGGGGTACCTCTGCAATGAGCTCAGTCCGTTTACTTGTTCGGATGCGAATAAGTATGTGTTTTGGGATGCCTTCCACCCTACAGAGAAAACAAATCACATAGTCGTTTATAGTTTTCTTGATAAGCTTCTAGCATATTTTCGTTGA